TCGTAGCGCTTTGCGTGCGCGGGTGACTTCGTTGCGTTCGTTTTGGCGTTGTTTGCGGAAGGTGGTCAGGGTGACGAGCTGGCGGTCGGGGTCGGCGGTGTAGGTGATGCGTTGGTTGACCTGGCCGCAGCGAAACCTCAACTCCCACAGTTTCTCTGAAAGGTAGCGGTTGTGCGGCATGCCGAGGGTGATGCCCTCGGCGGTGAGCCGGTCGAGGGCCTGATCGGCCTGGGCGAGTTCGCTTTCAGACAGACCGGCATACCAGCGTTCCACTTCGCCGCTGAGCATGATCCGCCACTCATCACCCACGCCCCGACTATACCGGACTCGGTATATACCGTCAACGATATATATCGAGTGCGGTGGGTGTGCCCGCGTCAGTCGATGTCGAGGCCGTGTCCGCGGTCTCTGCCTCGATCGCGTGTGGGTCCGGTGGTGAGAGTGCGCCAGCTGCGGGCAGCGATGG
The sequence above is drawn from the Mycolicibacterium neoaurum VKM Ac-1815D genome and encodes:
- a CDS encoding type II toxin-antitoxin system RelE/ParE family toxin, translated to MGDEWRIMLSGEVERWYAGLSESELAQADQALDRLTAEGITLGMPHNRYLSEKLWELRFRCGQVNQRITYTADPDRQLVTLTTFRKQRQNERNEVTRARKALRRHQAKKG